One segment of Polyangiaceae bacterium DNA contains the following:
- the pglW gene encoding BREX system serine/threonine kinase PglW: protein MALSQSRVVLVGETPHPHEAEAIAFAREALPDSDPYQLWALLELLDPASGALYEIDLLILGYSALYLVEVKSGPGLYEGDTVDWYRTPKGEHRRYMDPPFRLANHKAKVLKTRLQQQMREHRAPRVEALVFLSNEDVQLDFRNYGDTNVVTRKTFRDAVIHHQFPGRTKDWRAPRISVPVARDVAQALRALGIRPRAGKSHAGSYELGEVLIEGVGFQDRAATHRDMRTVRARARTYLVPQQTSVERRQRLHRAADREFQLLDELKEHPDILRAREYVVDAPLGPTVVFDEFPGGIQLDAFLRANPKLSFDDRIEIISQLSRALSFCHKKAITHGALSPHAVLVRRGPEDKIETRLFNFQLAGSDRVQATTHWSALADDPWTVYQAPEVRENPGRRSSISDVFSLGAVAYHVLTGQAPATDAASADERLRGEGKFDPRAVADDLKDEVADVIGLATARSPIERADDVGEWLILLLDVLTAPEADARPVVDPLQAGKDDVLDGNLLVIRQLGEGASSRVLEVERDGRRYALKVSLDASHDERLDAEASVLEKFESAPVVRLVDPPMTIAGRRCLLLTLAGDQTLRAALLREGPVSLDYAGRYGEDLLRALEHLEELRVTHRDIKPANLGVGTATKRRNHLTLFDFSMASTPATEVGVGTAAYRDPFLADRGRWDDGADRWSAAVTLHEMLTGARPSFVNESGVEALAKDPGAHIAIAAERFDPAVRERLNAFFTRALASDFEKRFISATEMRREWERCFEEPKRSLTPAPAAPSAATSGIATELGDADVARITPQTPIGALPLSNRARNALDRAGLTCAGDLHSLPDNRLSAVRGVGTEVAREILKFRERWAPLHAASAAASAPFFPAYRGDDLLITTAGLPTDVATALRDAGLHTLAVVARAPQSQVAELAKRQGFDVAKLSKLLDAENRRANERQHPTTLEGWVQALQPKQKGRRDVVDRLFGLVAPFDGRLDVSVREVAADKGVTQPAVYIQLGKTREDWAKHGALPELAHLVQSVVSAAGGATPLDRAAAALTELIPYDESEPLERTHARAGSLVRVVADVQRDDPSGLRLLRIHDSPWLFASEAHADAVRALGRAADELAARDQVAAAGEAGRVLAEVVAETPLAAIGAERLIDLAAAASKSAARSARMEIYPRGMSAERALDLTTPVLSGAMTEAQLRQRVSARYPDAAPLPERPPLDALLEPLGLLWNPDERCYQRPGTRFGTVLRTSTGGISLTTLPVRERAIEAAEVAERELSERLKDAVERRAFRVLSVTTDLAPAAALALADAIRAPVVEFDRKLIKQMKTQGVDEELIHSADREGPTGAAWRNLRSLAEKSAEQVAAELLPPQSPLLLIQPGLIARYHLTNFLEALLAASKRDESAAIFLLVPGRDTSGVPAINGELSIPGVLPSHALRISHTWLAKRIDESTSAA from the coding sequence ATGGCGCTTTCTCAGTCGCGCGTCGTTCTCGTCGGGGAAACCCCGCATCCGCACGAAGCGGAGGCAATCGCGTTTGCCCGAGAAGCGCTGCCCGACAGCGATCCGTACCAGCTCTGGGCACTGCTGGAGCTGCTCGACCCCGCCAGCGGCGCGCTGTACGAAATCGATCTGCTGATCCTCGGGTACTCGGCGCTGTACCTGGTGGAAGTCAAGAGTGGGCCTGGGCTGTACGAGGGCGACACAGTCGACTGGTACCGCACGCCCAAGGGCGAGCACCGCCGCTACATGGACCCGCCTTTTCGCCTGGCCAACCACAAAGCCAAGGTGCTCAAAACGCGCCTCCAGCAGCAGATGCGCGAGCACCGGGCGCCCCGCGTGGAAGCGTTGGTGTTTCTCAGCAACGAAGACGTGCAGCTCGATTTCCGCAACTACGGTGACACCAACGTGGTCACTCGCAAGACCTTCCGCGATGCGGTGATCCACCATCAATTCCCCGGGCGAACCAAAGATTGGCGCGCGCCGCGGATCTCTGTGCCCGTTGCTCGGGACGTGGCCCAGGCCTTGCGCGCTCTCGGGATCCGTCCGCGTGCTGGGAAGAGTCACGCCGGAAGCTACGAGCTGGGGGAAGTGTTGATTGAGGGGGTTGGTTTTCAGGATCGCGCTGCCACTCATCGGGACATGCGCACGGTGCGGGCTAGGGCACGCACGTATCTGGTGCCCCAACAGACCAGCGTGGAGCGACGGCAGCGGCTGCATCGCGCCGCGGATCGCGAGTTCCAGCTCTTGGACGAGCTGAAAGAGCATCCGGACATCCTGCGCGCTCGCGAATACGTGGTGGACGCGCCCCTCGGGCCGACCGTGGTGTTCGATGAATTCCCAGGGGGCATCCAGCTCGACGCGTTCCTGCGCGCCAATCCCAAGCTCTCCTTTGATGATCGCATCGAAATCATCTCGCAGCTCAGCCGTGCGCTGTCTTTCTGCCACAAGAAGGCCATCACCCACGGCGCGCTCAGTCCCCATGCGGTGTTGGTGCGCCGCGGTCCCGAAGACAAGATCGAAACGCGTCTCTTCAATTTCCAACTCGCCGGCAGCGACCGGGTTCAGGCCACCACGCACTGGTCGGCTTTGGCAGACGATCCATGGACCGTCTATCAGGCGCCGGAAGTGCGCGAGAACCCAGGACGGCGCAGCTCCATCTCCGACGTATTCAGTTTGGGAGCAGTTGCCTATCACGTACTCACGGGCCAGGCGCCGGCTACGGACGCGGCCAGCGCGGACGAGCGCTTGCGCGGCGAGGGCAAGTTCGATCCGCGTGCCGTCGCCGACGATTTGAAAGACGAAGTCGCTGACGTGATAGGCTTGGCCACCGCGCGTAGCCCCATCGAGCGAGCGGACGACGTCGGAGAGTGGCTGATTCTGCTCCTCGACGTGCTGACGGCGCCCGAAGCCGACGCGCGCCCCGTGGTGGATCCGCTGCAAGCGGGCAAGGACGACGTGCTCGACGGCAACCTGCTCGTGATTCGCCAGCTGGGCGAGGGCGCGAGCTCCCGGGTTCTGGAAGTCGAGCGCGACGGCCGGCGGTACGCGCTGAAAGTGAGTTTGGACGCCAGCCACGACGAACGTTTGGACGCCGAGGCGAGCGTGTTGGAAAAGTTCGAGAGTGCGCCGGTCGTGCGCTTGGTCGATCCGCCCATGACCATCGCGGGCCGCCGTTGCCTGCTGCTCACTCTCGCTGGCGATCAAACCCTGCGCGCGGCGTTGCTACGCGAGGGCCCAGTTTCATTGGATTACGCGGGCCGCTACGGCGAGGATCTGCTGCGCGCCCTCGAGCACCTGGAAGAGCTGCGGGTCACGCACCGCGACATCAAGCCCGCGAACCTCGGCGTGGGCACGGCAACGAAGCGGCGCAATCATCTGACGCTGTTCGACTTCTCCATGGCATCGACGCCTGCCACGGAGGTGGGCGTGGGCACGGCCGCGTATCGGGACCCGTTCCTGGCAGACCGCGGGCGCTGGGACGACGGTGCCGACCGGTGGAGCGCGGCGGTCACTTTGCATGAGATGCTGACCGGTGCACGCCCGAGTTTCGTCAACGAAAGTGGCGTTGAAGCCCTCGCGAAAGATCCGGGCGCCCACATTGCCATTGCTGCGGAGCGTTTCGATCCCGCGGTGCGCGAGCGATTGAACGCGTTCTTCACCCGGGCGCTGGCTTCGGACTTCGAGAAGCGCTTTATCAGCGCTACGGAGATGCGGCGCGAGTGGGAGCGTTGCTTCGAGGAGCCCAAGCGCTCCCTCACGCCCGCGCCCGCGGCTCCGTCCGCTGCAACGAGCGGGATCGCCACTGAGCTCGGAGACGCGGACGTCGCGCGCATCACGCCACAGACGCCCATCGGCGCGTTGCCGCTTTCCAATCGCGCTCGCAACGCTCTCGACCGCGCTGGCCTGACCTGCGCCGGAGATCTGCACAGCCTGCCCGACAACCGTCTTTCGGCGGTGCGAGGAGTCGGCACCGAGGTCGCGCGAGAGATCTTGAAGTTTCGCGAACGTTGGGCGCCGCTGCACGCGGCATCTGCCGCCGCTTCGGCGCCCTTCTTTCCCGCGTACCGCGGGGATGACTTGCTGATCACCACCGCGGGTTTGCCCACGGATGTTGCGACCGCGCTCCGGGACGCTGGCCTGCACACCCTGGCGGTCGTCGCTCGCGCTCCGCAATCCCAGGTCGCGGAACTCGCCAAGCGCCAGGGCTTCGATGTCGCCAAGCTGTCCAAGCTGCTGGACGCCGAGAACCGCCGTGCCAACGAGCGCCAACATCCCACGACCCTGGAAGGCTGGGTGCAAGCGCTGCAACCGAAGCAGAAGGGGCGGCGCGACGTCGTGGATCGCCTGTTCGGGCTGGTGGCTCCTTTCGACGGGCGGCTCGACGTGAGTGTGCGAGAGGTCGCGGCCGACAAGGGCGTCACGCAACCCGCGGTGTACATCCAGCTCGGCAAGACGCGGGAAGACTGGGCGAAGCACGGCGCACTGCCGGAGCTGGCGCACTTGGTGCAGTCGGTGGTGTCCGCCGCGGGCGGCGCCACGCCCTTGGATCGCGCGGCGGCGGCGCTGACGGAACTCATCCCTTACGACGAGTCGGAGCCGCTGGAGCGAACCCATGCGCGTGCGGGTTCGCTGGTGCGTGTGGTTGCCGACGTGCAGCGCGACGATCCCTCCGGACTCCGCTTGCTGCGCATTCACGACAGCCCGTGGCTGTTCGCCAGTGAAGCCCACGCCGACGCTGTGCGCGCACTCGGGCGCGCGGCGGATGAGCTCGCGGCTCGCGACCAAGTCGCCGCTGCAGGTGAAGCCGGTCGAGTTCTCGCGGAAGTAGTCGCGGAAACACCCCTCGCAGCCATTGGTGCCGAGCGCCTGATCGACCTCGCCGCAGCGGCGAGCAAGAGCGCGGCTCGTTCGGCACGAATGGAGATCTACCCCCGAGGCATGTCCGCTGAGCGCGCCCTGGATCTGACCACGCCCGTGCTCAGCGGAGCCATGACCGAGGCCCAGTTGCGACAACGGGTGAGCGCGCGCTACCCGGACGCCGCGCCCCTGCCCGAGCGCCCGCCTCTCGACGCCCTGCTCGAGCCCCTCGGTCTGCTGTGGAACCCGGATGAACGCTGCTACCAGCGGCCGGGCACGCGCTTCGGCACCGTGCTGCGCACCAGCACAGGTGGCATTTCCCTGACCACGCTGCCCGTGCGTGAGCGTGCCATCGAGGCCGCCGAAGTTGCCGAGCGCGAGCTGAGCGAGCGGCTGAAAGATGCCGTGGAGCGCCGAGCCTTCCGCGTGCTTTCGGTCACGACGGATTTGGCTCCCGCTGCCGCACTCGCCCTTGCCGATGCCATCCGCGCGCCTGTGGTCGAGTTCGACCGCAAGCTCATCAAACAGATGAAAACGCAGGGAGTGGACGAGGAGTTGATCCACTCTGCGGACCGTGAGGGTCCGACTGGCGCCGCCTGGCGCAACCTGCGCAGTCTTGCAGAAAAGTCCGCGGAGCAGGTTGCGGCGGAGTTGCTGCCTCCGCAGTCGCCCCTGCTCCTGATCCAGCCTGGCTTGATCGCGCGCTATCACCTCACGAATTTCCTCGAGGCGCTGCTCGCCGCCTCCAAGCGCGACGAATCCGCCGCCATCTTTCTGCTGGTGCCGGGCCGCGATACCTCTGGCGTGCCCGCCATCAACGGCGAGCTGTCAATTCCCGGAGTACTGCCCTCCCACGCCCTGCGGATCTCTCACACCTGGCTCGCGAAGCGTATCGATGAAAGTACGAGCGCCGCCTGA
- a CDS encoding DEAD/DEAH box helicase family protein has translation MITSEAAKAFLDFGARIGAGQRADEQLQGAVALHNILQRERVAYLADEVGMGKTYVACGVVALFRHFQPNFRVLIIAPRKNIQTKWMKEFRNFVTHNVCYADGRVKALDGGPTRPLIYVENLLGLVHETTLNPNRDFFVRLSSFSLPLAGREAADATAARRLRDGLRTHLPWVADEVFDLRHKQAFKDNVARAICCALPRFDLVIVDEGHNLKHGFAEHSSARNRVLALSMGHSGEPPDKRLFPGYERRAERVLFLSATPVEESYRQLWNQLDLFDHGHGFGELRDKDAEEQKQAAKRFFLRRVTSIRIGKGEYTKNLYRREWRNGGVMKHDDPIHVQDIRQRLVVALVQKKVSELLGHERFNRSFQVGMLASFESFLETAKLKAHDDQAANFDDQHQTDDELERQGIDIGDVNRLARSYREMFGGEMPHPKMDALVSSLSGSWESGRKALIFVRRVASVKELKRKLDDEYDEWLIAHLREQLPDVRGRLDLLVERYRQEKLESRQRDADGTQEDSDDEDSGGIDTFFAWFFRGDGPKGVVSGANVQQRFVQRGANYSTFFEDNHVAALLGCRPAVAEERLREALNVDAAQLRQELKRRSAAFLPRTRKPARADRFEAVQAAAIEWLKDSGPYQEEARVVWHQRFEASRHKKHTTDAPDIGDWLRLETFFTELRTRPELRRSLWPEPTLENKVERFRERELRRQLLASSARLGHAFIDLYVMTIRRLGSLELRAQESSGSASDDAGRQRIAEYLDLLDTQRRIPLAERRWSAFDELEAAGANFELILDVNLPEARTAPLGEAAVLLGRLLRKQQPVGGMSGQVNQTLVRQFRMPGYPLVLVSTDVLQEGEDLHTFCSSVYHYGISWTSSSMEQRTGRVDRVRSQTDRRLCGLNGDPQGEELLQVYYPFLTGTVEVLQVRRVLERMNTFLELMHEGIHAEAKEERTIDTLKEFQRANRPVPQIRELLRSAFPVLPEHLSGPAARSVGAVHYAAEVAKRFRDIKDAALADLAVTWEPPTAEGQLLGTAHLTSRVQPFSLLLSSVGMRPLIRCISPVGRVGVDEIHEALVETAGRHPMRLGIVETESGSYDLTVEDAVLLAEDTSTDASRVATLIRGVVARADQLERERLHELDQGMDVFESDLQQERTRGR, from the coding sequence GTGATCACTTCCGAAGCGGCCAAAGCATTCCTCGATTTTGGCGCGCGGATAGGGGCGGGGCAGCGCGCTGACGAGCAGCTCCAAGGCGCCGTCGCACTGCACAACATCCTCCAACGTGAGAGGGTCGCGTACTTGGCCGATGAAGTCGGCATGGGCAAGACCTACGTCGCATGCGGCGTCGTGGCGTTGTTCAGACACTTCCAGCCAAACTTTCGCGTTCTGATCATTGCGCCCAGAAAGAACATCCAGACCAAGTGGATGAAGGAGTTTCGCAACTTCGTGACCCACAACGTTTGTTACGCCGACGGAAGGGTCAAGGCGTTGGACGGCGGCCCGACGCGTCCACTCATCTACGTCGAGAATCTGCTCGGCCTTGTGCACGAGACGACGCTCAACCCGAACCGCGACTTCTTCGTGCGCCTGAGCAGCTTCAGCCTTCCCCTCGCGGGACGCGAGGCGGCCGACGCCACGGCTGCGCGGCGACTTCGCGACGGGTTGCGGACGCACCTGCCATGGGTTGCCGACGAGGTCTTCGACCTGCGGCACAAACAAGCGTTCAAGGACAACGTAGCCCGCGCGATCTGCTGCGCGTTGCCTCGATTCGATCTCGTGATCGTCGATGAGGGGCACAACTTGAAGCACGGGTTCGCCGAGCATTCGTCGGCACGCAACCGCGTGCTCGCGCTTTCAATGGGACACAGCGGCGAACCGCCAGACAAGAGATTGTTCCCAGGGTACGAGCGGCGTGCCGAGCGCGTGCTCTTCCTTTCGGCTACGCCAGTAGAGGAAAGCTATCGACAGCTGTGGAACCAACTCGACCTGTTCGACCACGGCCATGGGTTTGGCGAGTTGCGCGACAAGGATGCGGAGGAGCAGAAGCAAGCGGCCAAGCGGTTCTTCTTGCGACGGGTTACCTCGATTCGCATTGGCAAGGGTGAATACACGAAGAACCTGTATCGCCGAGAGTGGCGCAACGGCGGCGTGATGAAGCACGACGATCCCATCCACGTCCAGGACATCAGGCAGCGGCTGGTCGTCGCTCTGGTCCAGAAGAAGGTCAGCGAACTGCTCGGTCACGAGCGATTCAATCGATCCTTTCAGGTTGGGATGCTGGCATCGTTCGAAAGCTTTCTCGAGACTGCCAAGCTGAAAGCCCACGATGACCAGGCAGCGAATTTCGACGACCAGCACCAAACCGACGACGAGCTAGAACGACAGGGGATCGACATCGGCGATGTGAACCGTCTCGCGCGCTCGTATCGCGAGATGTTCGGGGGCGAGATGCCGCACCCCAAAATGGACGCGTTGGTCTCGTCATTGTCGGGGTCGTGGGAGAGCGGACGGAAGGCGCTCATATTCGTCCGGCGCGTTGCCTCGGTGAAGGAGCTCAAACGCAAGCTCGACGACGAGTACGATGAGTGGCTGATCGCACACCTACGCGAGCAGCTTCCTGACGTGCGGGGGCGGCTCGATCTGCTCGTTGAGCGCTATCGACAAGAGAAGCTCGAATCCCGCCAGCGCGACGCGGACGGAACGCAGGAAGACTCGGACGACGAGGACTCCGGCGGCATCGATACGTTCTTTGCCTGGTTCTTTCGTGGCGATGGGCCAAAAGGCGTGGTCAGTGGCGCGAACGTGCAGCAACGCTTCGTGCAAAGAGGCGCGAACTACTCGACCTTCTTCGAGGACAACCATGTGGCGGCGCTGTTGGGATGCCGACCCGCGGTCGCGGAGGAACGGTTGCGTGAGGCGCTCAACGTTGACGCCGCGCAGCTACGGCAAGAGTTGAAGCGTCGCAGCGCGGCTTTTCTGCCCCGCACCCGCAAGCCGGCACGGGCCGATCGGTTTGAAGCCGTGCAGGCCGCGGCTATCGAATGGCTGAAAGACTCGGGACCATACCAGGAGGAAGCTCGGGTGGTCTGGCACCAGCGCTTCGAGGCGTCGCGTCACAAGAAGCACACAACCGATGCGCCCGACATCGGCGATTGGCTCCGGTTAGAGACCTTCTTCACCGAGCTTCGCACTCGACCGGAACTGCGCAGGAGTCTTTGGCCTGAACCCACACTTGAAAACAAGGTCGAGCGTTTTCGTGAGCGGGAGCTGAGGCGACAACTACTGGCTTCCTCGGCGCGCCTTGGCCACGCGTTCATCGACCTCTACGTGATGACCATTCGACGTTTGGGCAGCCTCGAACTCCGCGCACAGGAGTCATCGGGGAGTGCCTCCGACGACGCGGGAAGGCAGCGCATCGCTGAGTATCTTGACCTTCTGGACACCCAGCGGCGAATTCCACTGGCGGAGCGTCGGTGGTCGGCGTTTGACGAACTGGAAGCAGCCGGGGCGAACTTCGAGTTGATCTTGGACGTGAATCTTCCCGAGGCGCGCACGGCGCCTTTGGGTGAAGCCGCGGTTCTGCTCGGCCGACTGCTGCGAAAGCAGCAGCCAGTTGGTGGGATGTCTGGCCAGGTGAACCAAACCTTGGTGCGGCAATTCAGAATGCCCGGCTATCCCTTGGTCCTAGTGTCCACGGACGTGCTTCAAGAGGGGGAGGATCTGCACACCTTCTGCTCGAGCGTGTATCACTACGGCATCTCTTGGACGTCATCCTCCATGGAGCAACGCACGGGGCGCGTGGACCGCGTGCGTTCGCAGACAGACCGGAGGCTTTGCGGACTGAATGGCGATCCGCAGGGCGAGGAACTGCTGCAAGTCTACTACCCATTTCTCACGGGCACAGTCGAGGTTCTCCAGGTGCGCCGGGTGTTGGAGCGGATGAACACCTTTCTCGAGCTGATGCACGAGGGCATCCACGCGGAAGCCAAAGAGGAGCGCACGATCGACACGTTGAAGGAGTTCCAGCGCGCGAACCGACCGGTCCCTCAGATCCGTGAGCTGCTCAGGAGCGCATTCCCCGTCTTGCCCGAGCACCTAAGCGGCCCTGCTGCAAGGAGTGTGGGTGCGGTGCACTACGCCGCGGAGGTTGCAAAGCGTTTCCGTGACATCAAGGATGCGGCGCTTGCGGATTTGGCCGTTACTTGGGAACCGCCCACAGCGGAGGGCCAGTTGCTCGGCACGGCTCATCTGACGAGCCGAGTCCAGCCGTTCTCCCTGCTGCTGTCCTCCGTCGGAATGCGACCCTTGATTCGTTGCATCAGCCCAGTAGGGCGCGTGGGCGTGGACGAGATCCATGAGGCATTGGTGGAAACCGCGGGTCGCCATCCGATGCGTCTTGGCATAGTGGAGACGGAGAGCGGTTCCTACGATCTCACTGTGGAAGACGCGGTGCTCCTCGCCGAGGACACGTCGACGGACGCTTCTCGCGTCGCCACCCTCATCCGAGGCGTGGTCGCCCGCGCGGATCAACTGGAGCGCGAGCGGTTACATGAACTCGACCAGGGCATGGATGTGTTCGAGAGCGATTTGCAGCAGGAGCGCACCCGTGGCCGATGA
- a CDS encoding YbjN domain-containing protein gives MADDWVRLCRGREFDLSPPEICVHFADGRAHRVQVEERLDAYHLSAVVVRRAVVESLPDLPIKIWRRNRESTLVTYRIDQKRRLVGEAWVPRAGVTPEEMQLYVRTLAEECDRLEYLLTGKDRE, from the coding sequence GTGGCCGATGACTGGGTGCGCCTGTGCCGCGGGAGGGAGTTCGACCTCTCCCCTCCCGAGATCTGTGTTCACTTCGCGGACGGGCGCGCGCATCGCGTTCAGGTCGAAGAACGGCTGGACGCCTATCACCTGAGCGCGGTGGTTGTCCGCAGAGCCGTCGTGGAGTCACTGCCAGACCTGCCAATCAAGATATGGCGGCGCAATCGTGAGTCCACCCTCGTCACGTATCGCATCGACCAGAAGCGGCGCCTCGTGGGGGAAGCCTGGGTGCCGCGCGCGGGTGTCACTCCCGAAGAGATGCAGCTCTACGTCCGAACCCTGGCGGAGGAGTGCGACCGTCTGGAGTACCTGCTCACTGGCAAGGATCGCGAGTAG
- a CDS encoding endonuclease NucS: protein MAKEPGARTLEAWCAAINQSGVKKIRARALLRLFGAQRRGAAVVARIQDFLKAQSPPLFANGLEFIRTLDESVELSHVKLTQLGALVEEEKTLMPRFEAEIAPRIGKLRVVKFHFRPEGTKDVLDVLCVDKVGIPVVVELKKADGERRVVEQVLRYMRHIDKDSRYGKAPSRAVIITGRADLPTRRALERLEPGKDVAWYVYGIDPSDKILLKKVTVAPK from the coding sequence ATGGCAAAAGAACCGGGCGCGCGAACACTGGAAGCGTGGTGCGCTGCGATCAACCAGAGCGGCGTGAAGAAGATCAGGGCGCGCGCACTGCTCAGGCTCTTTGGCGCGCAGCGTCGGGGCGCCGCGGTGGTCGCGCGGATTCAGGACTTTCTGAAAGCGCAAAGCCCGCCGCTCTTCGCGAACGGACTGGAATTCATTCGCACCCTCGACGAATCCGTAGAGCTCTCTCATGTGAAGCTGACCCAGCTGGGGGCTCTGGTGGAAGAAGAGAAGACTCTGATGCCCCGTTTTGAGGCCGAGATCGCTCCGCGCATTGGGAAGCTGAGAGTCGTCAAGTTTCACTTTCGCCCGGAAGGCACCAAAGACGTTCTGGACGTCTTGTGCGTCGACAAGGTTGGCATTCCGGTCGTCGTGGAGTTGAAAAAGGCGGACGGTGAACGGCGCGTCGTCGAGCAAGTGCTGCGCTACATGCGCCACATCGACAAGGACAGCCGGTATGGAAAGGCCCCCAGTCGCGCGGTGATCATCACCGGTCGCGCCGATCTACCGACGCGCAGAGCTCTCGAGAGGCTCGAACCCGGCAAAGACGTGGCCTGGTACGTGTACGGCATCGACCCAAGCGACAAGATTCTGCTGAAGAAGGTGACGGTCGCGCCGAAGTAG